In Gemmatimonadetes bacterium T265, one DNA window encodes the following:
- a CDS encoding ATPase, whose protein sequence is MSGAPGGDDATPGLTDAAAAPAAVPLGRVVATERKPNTAFEFHFWTALDAPVGIGTIVRVDAGVAVGGVRPTIYGVVTEGFAYTDLQSPLHDVMGHDGSPAAAGFATTVRAEVRLYTAAVLRQVPEEPLQPVPMGEVFLAGDADVAAALRMDAYLAEGARTAVPVGLYRSGGTESPVYLDADFLLGPEAAHLNITGVSGLATKTSAVEWLLASIFAHFPEPKGKVAAVCFNVKGPDLLFLDQPASKLDDADRAMYEKLRVPAEPFGQVRYYAPYTAKGYALATLRSHEALQHNVRPLTWGLKEVFQFAQVLLNKDDIDAKADALIDFIEERVVEREFTDPLLRKPYRVTTFAGLEEWFRDLLVAIEAKGGGDTWRTHHVATIRKVRNRLVNIALRCQGLVTDGAEASDLPWGSFEDRTVYVVDVANLEEDAQDLIFARVVSKLREHLEKRDLGVQHVVVFVDELNKYAPGDGPETYVRKMLLDIAERGRYLGLVLFSAQQFRSQVHRRVVGNSGTALYGRMDSDELATPGYAVLSPAVKTKLATLDKGQLMVRHPHFTQPVFVRFPRPAVMTGREGVERYPQMTEVALDAAVTRALRTLDGTVTLAWVQEVTALADERDVLAARDRTLMARPDDVRAYFRAQLRPVVVARQASMPAASPVPAVRAIPSDDPYGF, encoded by the coding sequence GTGAGCGGCGCCCCGGGGGGGGACGACGCGACGCCCGGCCTCACGGACGCGGCGGCCGCCCCCGCCGCCGTCCCGTTAGGCCGCGTCGTCGCGACGGAGCGGAAGCCGAACACCGCGTTCGAATTCCACTTCTGGACCGCGCTCGACGCGCCGGTGGGGATCGGGACCATCGTGCGCGTCGACGCCGGCGTCGCGGTCGGCGGCGTGCGGCCGACGATCTACGGCGTCGTGACCGAGGGGTTCGCGTACACCGACCTCCAGAGTCCGCTGCACGACGTCATGGGGCACGACGGCTCGCCGGCCGCGGCGGGCTTTGCGACGACGGTGCGCGCCGAGGTCCGGCTCTATACCGCGGCGGTGCTGCGCCAGGTGCCCGAGGAGCCGCTCCAGCCGGTGCCGATGGGCGAAGTCTTCCTCGCCGGCGACGCCGACGTCGCGGCCGCGCTCCGCATGGACGCCTACCTCGCGGAGGGCGCGCGGACGGCGGTCCCGGTCGGGCTGTACCGCTCGGGGGGCACGGAGAGCCCGGTCTACCTCGACGCCGACTTCCTGTTAGGCCCAGAGGCGGCGCACCTGAACATCACCGGCGTCTCGGGGCTCGCGACGAAGACGAGCGCGGTCGAGTGGCTCCTCGCCTCGATTTTCGCGCACTTCCCCGAGCCGAAGGGGAAAGTCGCCGCCGTGTGCTTCAACGTGAAAGGCCCCGATCTGCTCTTCCTCGATCAGCCCGCGTCGAAGCTCGACGACGCCGACCGGGCGATGTACGAGAAGCTGCGGGTGCCGGCCGAGCCGTTCGGGCAGGTGCGCTACTACGCGCCGTACACGGCGAAGGGGTACGCGCTCGCCACGCTCCGCTCGCACGAGGCGCTGCAGCACAACGTCCGGCCGCTGACCTGGGGACTCAAGGAGGTCTTCCAGTTCGCGCAGGTCCTGCTCAACAAGGACGACATCGACGCGAAGGCGGACGCGCTGATCGACTTCATCGAGGAGCGCGTCGTCGAGCGGGAGTTCACCGACCCGCTGCTCCGCAAGCCCTACCGGGTGACGACGTTCGCCGGGCTCGAGGAGTGGTTCCGCGACCTGCTCGTCGCGATCGAGGCCAAGGGCGGGGGCGACACCTGGCGCACGCACCACGTCGCGACGATCCGCAAGGTGCGCAACCGGCTCGTCAACATCGCGCTCCGCTGCCAGGGGCTCGTCACCGACGGCGCCGAGGCGAGCGACCTGCCGTGGGGGAGCTTCGAGGACCGCACGGTGTACGTAGTCGACGTCGCGAACCTCGAGGAGGACGCGCAGGACCTGATCTTCGCCCGCGTGGTCAGCAAGCTGCGCGAGCACCTCGAGAAGCGCGACCTCGGCGTCCAACACGTCGTCGTCTTCGTCGACGAGTTGAACAAGTACGCGCCGGGCGACGGGCCGGAGACCTATGTCCGCAAGATGCTCCTCGACATCGCGGAGCGCGGGCGGTACCTGGGGCTCGTGCTCTTCTCGGCGCAGCAGTTCCGGAGTCAGGTGCACCGGCGCGTGGTGGGCAACTCGGGCACCGCGCTCTACGGCCGCATGGACTCCGACGAACTCGCGACGCCGGGCTACGCGGTGCTCTCGCCCGCGGTGAAGACGAAGCTCGCCACGCTCGACAAGGGGCAGTTGATGGTCCGCCACCCGCACTTCACGCAACCCGTGTTCGTCCGCTTCCCGCGGCCCGCCGTGATGACGGGGCGCGAGGGCGTCGAGCGCTACCCGCAGATGACCGAGGTCGCGCTCGACGCGGCGGTCACGCGCGCGCTGCGCACGCTCGACGGCACGGTCACGCTCGCGTGGGTGCAGGAAGTTACGGCGCTCGCGGACGAGCGCGACGTGCTCGCGGCGCGCGACCGCACGCTGATGGCGCGGCCGGACGACGTGCGGGCGTACTTCCGCGCGCAGCTCCGCCCCGTGGTGGTGGCCCGGCAGGCCAGCATGCCCGCGGCCTCGCCGGTCCCCGCCGTGCGCGCGATCCCGAGCGACGACCCGTACGGGTTCTGA
- a CDS encoding alpha-glucan phosphorylase, whose product MATAPLSVAYFSMEVGLEQGLPTYSGGLGVLAGDTLRSAADLSVPMVGVTLVHRCGYFTQHLAADGAQTTESAKWDPEARLPRVPHTVAVQVEGRTVHVTAWRYDVRGVGGHVVPVYLLDTRLPENDPYDQALTDTLYGGDNRYRLCQEVVLGMGGAAMLDALGVGAEPGLQYHINEGHAALLTLHLLDRQLGGRPPAAAAVSDVEAVARRVIFTTHTPVPAGHDKFSGDLARAVLGPQAALLDALTLWDHGELNMTRLALRCSRYVNGVALRHAEVSREMFPEYPIAAVTNGVHAVTWTSEPFRALFDRHFPEWRRDNYYLRYAVSLPADELRAAHRAAKRALLDEVARRTGVALDPDVFTVGFARRSATYKRADLVFSDLDRLRRIAREVGPVQFVFAGKAHPRDVPGQALIRSVHAAKQVLGDALRVAYVPNYEMDLGALITSGADVWLNNPVRPLEASGTSGMKAALNGVPSLSVIDGWWVEGCVEGKTGWAIGTDDQPFVDPNSDAAALAYARADAAALYDKLENAVVPLFYGAPAGWAEVMRTAIAVNGSFFNTQRMVAQYVQNAYLPGAGLGALEPAAA is encoded by the coding sequence ATGGCCACGGCCCCACTCTCCGTCGCGTACTTCTCCATGGAGGTCGGCCTCGAGCAGGGCCTCCCCACGTACAGCGGCGGGCTCGGGGTGCTCGCGGGGGACACGTTGCGGTCCGCGGCCGACCTGTCAGTCCCGATGGTCGGCGTGACGCTCGTGCACCGCTGCGGCTACTTCACGCAGCACCTCGCGGCCGACGGCGCGCAGACGACCGAGAGCGCGAAGTGGGACCCGGAGGCGCGCCTCCCGCGCGTGCCGCACACGGTCGCCGTGCAGGTCGAGGGGCGCACCGTGCACGTCACCGCGTGGCGCTACGACGTGCGCGGCGTCGGCGGCCACGTCGTCCCGGTCTACCTGCTCGACACGCGCCTCCCGGAGAACGACCCGTACGACCAGGCGCTCACCGACACGCTCTACGGCGGCGACAACCGCTACCGCCTCTGCCAGGAGGTGGTGTTAGGCATGGGCGGCGCGGCGATGCTCGACGCGCTCGGCGTCGGCGCGGAGCCCGGCCTGCAGTACCACATCAACGAGGGGCACGCCGCGCTCCTCACGCTGCACCTCCTGGACCGCCAGCTCGGCGGCCGCCCGCCCGCGGCCGCGGCGGTGTCGGACGTCGAGGCCGTCGCGCGCCGCGTCATTTTTACGACGCACACGCCCGTGCCGGCGGGGCACGACAAGTTCTCCGGCGACCTCGCCCGCGCGGTGCTCGGCCCGCAGGCCGCGCTGCTCGACGCGCTCACGCTGTGGGACCACGGGGAGCTCAACATGACGCGCCTCGCGCTCCGCTGCTCGCGCTACGTGAACGGGGTCGCGCTGCGGCACGCCGAGGTCTCGCGCGAGATGTTCCCCGAGTACCCGATCGCCGCGGTGACCAACGGCGTGCACGCGGTCACGTGGACGTCGGAGCCGTTCCGCGCGCTCTTCGACCGCCACTTCCCCGAGTGGCGCCGCGACAACTACTACCTGCGCTACGCCGTCTCGCTCCCGGCCGACGAGCTGCGCGCCGCGCACCGGGCCGCGAAGCGCGCCCTCCTCGACGAGGTCGCGCGCCGCACAGGCGTCGCGCTCGACCCCGACGTGTTCACCGTCGGCTTCGCGCGCCGCTCGGCCACGTACAAGCGCGCCGACCTCGTCTTCTCCGACCTCGACCGGCTGCGCCGCATCGCGCGGGAGGTCGGCCCGGTGCAGTTCGTCTTCGCCGGCAAGGCGCACCCGCGCGACGTGCCCGGCCAGGCGCTCATCCGCAGCGTCCACGCCGCCAAGCAGGTGTTAGGCGACGCGCTCCGCGTGGCCTACGTGCCGAACTACGAGATGGACTTGGGCGCGCTCATCACGTCGGGCGCGGACGTCTGGCTCAACAACCCCGTGCGCCCGCTCGAGGCGAGCGGCACGAGCGGGATGAAGGCCGCGCTCAACGGCGTGCCCTCGCTCTCCGTGATCGACGGGTGGTGGGTGGAGGGGTGCGTGGAGGGGAAGACCGGGTGGGCGATCGGGACCGACGACCAGCCGTTCGTCGACCCGAACAGCGACGCCGCGGCGCTCGCCTACGCGCGCGCCGACGCGGCCGCGCTCTACGACAAGCTGGAGAACGCCGTGGTGCCGCTCTTCTACGGCGCGCCGGCCGGGTGGGCCGAGGTGATGCGGACGGCGATCGCGGTGAACGGGTCGTTCTTCAACACGCAGCGGATGGTCGCCCAGTACGTGCAGAACGCCTACCTGCCGGGCGCCGGGCTCGGCGCGCTGGAGCCGGCGGCGGCGTGA
- the treY gene encoding malto-oligosyltrehalose synthase — translation MTDPHRRPLAGPPLVATYRLQLGPHLDFAGARALVPYLARLGVSHLYLSPVLQSRAGSTHGYDVVDPSRANPALGGDTGFDRLAEAARRAGLGVVLDVVPNHMATGPENPYWDDVLARGEASPYARWFDVDWTLLGVARRRQIALPVLGETADAALARGALVVRPGPKGPRVHYYEHSFPLSPETAGAFPGRGPVPADAALLARQHWRLAHWRNAWRELNYRRFFDVSDLVALRAEDPTVFEATHAWALARVEAGQVHALRVDHVDGLRDPLGYLRRLRAALDARAPGAHVPVFVEKIVVGGERLRPEWPADGTTGYEALGALERVFVDAGGAAGLERGYRHTLGVRPGAPGFAGRAVAGKEEVLRRSFRPEIRRVMRALLVAAPREVRRASRLAEAVLRLAAALPVYRTYIVPERDGGDVPGPLLAAPADREALDAALAGAMARTPRLADDLGYVAAVLAGDLPPRGMPTFARTRRAAEEAALRFQQTSGPATAKGVEDTALYRWTPLASLCEVGSEPDAPLADAVTRWHASNAERLAATPQALVPVTTHDTKRGADVRARLDALSEIAPEWNALVARWRRRHAPLRRYAEPSGRGRAVDGAMESLLYQTLVGVWPDDGSTAVPNDDLRTRVRDYLRKAAREAKARTSWTDPDEAYESALLAFADSLTAGDAGGAFRDELAPLIRRVAAAGAWTALARTLLQATAPGTPDVYQGDELWNLVLVDPDNRRPVDWRLRATLLEDATRERDPAAWWREALQAAPAGVGAPKLRVLHAALVARRADPALFAAGAYAPVVARGPFAAHVVATLRTHGRALALVVVPRLVLTLRPDGSPPLGEAAWGETCLELPPSVGERRWRDVLTGREHVVADGRLRVATLLADAPVALFRA, via the coding sequence ATGACCGACCCGCACCGCCGACCCCTCGCCGGGCCCCCGCTCGTCGCGACCTACCGACTCCAACTCGGCCCACACCTCGACTTCGCCGGCGCGCGCGCGCTCGTCCCGTACCTCGCCCGCCTCGGCGTCTCGCACCTCTACCTCTCCCCCGTCCTCCAGTCCCGCGCGGGGAGCACGCACGGCTACGACGTCGTCGACCCTTCCCGCGCCAACCCCGCCCTCGGCGGCGACACCGGCTTCGACCGCCTCGCCGAAGCCGCGCGGCGCGCGGGGCTTGGCGTCGTGCTCGACGTCGTGCCCAACCACATGGCTACGGGACCCGAGAACCCGTATTGGGACGACGTGCTCGCGCGCGGCGAGGCGTCGCCGTACGCCCGCTGGTTCGACGTCGACTGGACGTTGCTCGGCGTCGCGCGGCGGCGGCAGATCGCCCTCCCGGTGCTCGGCGAGACGGCCGACGCGGCACTCGCGCGCGGCGCGCTCGTCGTGCGGCCCGGGCCGAAGGGGCCGCGCGTGCACTACTACGAGCACTCCTTCCCGCTCAGCCCCGAGACCGCGGGCGCCTTCCCGGGGCGCGGCCCGGTGCCGGCCGACGCCGCGCTGCTCGCGCGCCAGCACTGGCGCCTCGCGCACTGGCGGAACGCCTGGCGGGAGCTGAACTACCGCCGCTTCTTCGACGTCTCCGACCTCGTCGCGCTGCGGGCCGAGGACCCGACGGTGTTCGAGGCCACGCACGCGTGGGCGCTCGCGCGGGTCGAGGCGGGGCAGGTCCACGCGCTCCGCGTCGACCACGTCGACGGCCTGCGCGACCCGCTCGGCTACCTGCGCCGCCTGCGCGCGGCGCTCGACGCGCGCGCGCCGGGCGCGCACGTCCCGGTGTTCGTCGAAAAGATCGTCGTCGGCGGCGAGCGGCTGCGCCCGGAGTGGCCGGCCGACGGCACCACGGGCTACGAAGCGTTAGGCGCGCTCGAGCGCGTGTTCGTCGACGCCGGCGGCGCGGCCGGGCTCGAGCGGGGCTACCGGCATACGTTAGGCGTCCGGCCGGGCGCGCCCGGGTTCGCCGGCCGCGCGGTCGCCGGCAAGGAGGAGGTCCTCCGGCGCAGCTTCCGCCCCGAGATCCGGCGCGTCATGCGCGCCCTGCTCGTCGCCGCGCCGCGCGAGGTGCGCCGCGCGTCGCGGCTCGCCGAGGCCGTGCTGCGGCTCGCCGCGGCGCTGCCGGTCTACCGCACCTACATCGTCCCCGAGCGCGACGGCGGCGACGTGCCGGGCCCCCTCCTCGCGGCGCCCGCCGACCGCGAGGCGCTCGACGCGGCGCTCGCGGGCGCGATGGCCCGCACGCCGCGCCTCGCCGACGACCTGGGGTACGTCGCCGCGGTGCTCGCCGGCGACCTGCCGCCGCGCGGCATGCCGACCTTCGCCCGCACGCGGCGCGCGGCCGAGGAGGCGGCGCTGCGCTTCCAGCAGACGAGCGGGCCCGCGACGGCCAAGGGCGTCGAGGATACCGCCCTCTACCGCTGGACGCCCCTCGCCTCGCTCTGCGAAGTCGGGAGCGAGCCGGACGCCCCGCTCGCCGACGCGGTCACGCGCTGGCACGCGTCTAACGCGGAGCGCCTCGCGGCCACCCCGCAGGCGCTCGTCCCCGTGACGACGCACGACACGAAGCGCGGCGCCGACGTCCGCGCGCGGCTCGACGCGCTGAGCGAGATCGCGCCGGAGTGGAACGCGCTCGTCGCGCGTTGGCGGCGGCGCCACGCGCCGCTCCGGCGGTACGCGGAGCCGAGCGGGCGCGGGCGGGCCGTCGACGGGGCGATGGAGTCGCTGCTCTACCAGACCCTCGTCGGCGTGTGGCCCGACGACGGTTCGACGGCGGTGCCGAACGACGACCTCCGGACGCGCGTGCGCGACTACCTGCGCAAGGCCGCGCGCGAGGCAAAGGCGCGTACGAGCTGGACCGATCCGGACGAGGCGTACGAATCGGCGCTCCTCGCGTTCGCCGATTCGCTCACGGCGGGCGATGCCGGCGGGGCGTTCCGCGACGAACTCGCACCCCTCATCCGGCGCGTCGCGGCGGCCGGCGCGTGGACGGCGCTCGCACGCACGCTCCTCCAGGCGACCGCGCCGGGCACGCCGGACGTCTACCAGGGCGACGAACTGTGGAACCTCGTCCTCGTCGACCCGGACAACCGCCGTCCGGTCGACTGGCGGCTGCGGGCAACGTTGCTCGAAGACGCGACGCGGGAGCGCGATCCCGCTGCGTGGTGGCGCGAGGCGCTGCAGGCCGCGCCCGCCGGCGTGGGCGCGCCGAAGCTGCGGGTGCTGCACGCCGCGCTCGTCGCCCGGCGTGCCGACCCCGCGCTGTTCGCCGCGGGCGCGTACGCGCCGGTCGTCGCCCGCGGACCGTTCGCGGCGCACGTCGTCGCCACGTTGCGCACGCATGGCCGCGCGCTCGCCCTCGTGGTCGTGCCGCGACTCGTGCTCACGCTCCGCCCCGACGGCTCGCCGCCCCTGGGCGAGGCCGCGTGGGGCGAGACGTGCCTGGAGTTGCCGCCGTCCGTGGGCGAGCGTCGATGGCGCGACGTGCTCACCGGGCGCGAGCACGTCGTCGCGGACGGGCGGTTGCGGGTCGCGACCCTGCTCGCCGACGCCCCGGTCGCGCTGTTCCGCGCCTGA
- a CDS encoding 4-alpha-glucanotransferase yields MAEALSLRALAAYAGVLPGYTAMDGQYRAATDAARERILDALGHAAGDARAARRTLAGLLEAARVRLLAPTRVVAAGAEAGAVRLHLAGAPCRTVDWHLTLALEDGTTHEAHGRAPVEARRARLGVVALELPADPPLGYHTLTARAAGPGVDREDVQRLIVVPGRCASPAAVLGGERVAGVTASLYAVRSARNWGAGDLTDLGALVDLAADHGGAFVGVNPLHALRTSGDEPSPYGPVSRVYRHLLYLDVDAVPELAGDAAARALRDAPALAAALGALRAADRVGHAAVLAAQRPVLEALHRAFRRLPAGHARRRAYDAYAADQGDALDRYATFQALDERFRGGEVRWWREWPAELRDADPAAVRAFAADHAEAVDFHRWAQFELDAQLAGAAARARGRGMPVGLYQDLAVGASPAGGDVWADQALFVTGVSLGAPPDALGPDGQNWGLPPMDPRRLAAAGYAPWTRLVRSAMRHAGALRIDHAIGLFRQFWIPAGSTGRDGAYVRMPADDLLGILALESARANGGAGALVVGEDLGTVPPEVGPGLARWGVLSSKVLYFERGDGGSFVPPRTYARTALATVNTHDLATLAGWWQGRDVALRRELDLLATDEEADAAYAERAGERAQLVRLLVAEGVLDPAAVRGAAHGDVPDAVPAESLDDLTLRAAVHAVLRRAPSWLVGLALEDLVGEVEPVNLPGVGPDRFPSWTRRLRVALDDAAGDPAVTRAFGAERVWRDL; encoded by the coding sequence ATGGCTGAGGCGCTCTCGCTGCGCGCGCTGGCCGCGTACGCCGGCGTGCTGCCGGGGTACACGGCGATGGACGGGCAGTACCGCGCGGCGACGGACGCCGCGCGCGAACGGATCCTCGACGCGTTAGGCCACGCCGCCGGCGACGCGCGCGCCGCCCGCCGGACGCTCGCCGGCCTGTTGGAGGCGGCGCGCGTGCGGCTCCTCGCCCCCACGCGGGTCGTCGCGGCGGGCGCGGAAGCGGGCGCCGTGCGCCTGCACCTGGCGGGCGCGCCGTGCCGGACCGTCGACTGGCACCTCACCCTCGCGCTCGAGGACGGGACGACGCACGAGGCGCACGGCCGCGCCCCGGTCGAGGCGCGCCGCGCGCGGCTCGGCGTCGTCGCGCTCGAGCTGCCGGCCGACCCGCCGCTCGGCTACCACACGCTCACGGCGCGCGCGGCCGGGCCCGGGGTCGACCGCGAGGACGTGCAGCGCCTGATCGTCGTGCCGGGGCGCTGTGCGTCGCCGGCGGCGGTGTTGGGCGGCGAACGCGTCGCGGGCGTCACCGCGAGCCTGTACGCCGTGCGGAGCGCGCGCAACTGGGGCGCGGGCGACCTCACCGACCTCGGCGCGCTCGTCGACCTCGCGGCCGATCACGGCGGCGCCTTCGTCGGCGTGAACCCGCTGCACGCGCTGCGCACGTCGGGCGACGAGCCGAGCCCGTACGGGCCGGTGAGCCGCGTGTACCGGCACCTCCTCTACCTCGACGTCGACGCGGTGCCCGAGCTCGCCGGCGACGCGGCGGCGCGCGCGCTCCGCGACGCGCCGGCGCTTGCCGCGGCGTTAGGCGCGCTGCGCGCCGCCGACCGCGTCGGCCACGCCGCGGTGCTCGCCGCGCAGCGGCCCGTGCTCGAGGCCCTGCACCGCGCGTTCCGCCGCCTCCCCGCCGGGCACGCGCGCCGGCGCGCGTACGACGCGTACGCGGCCGACCAGGGCGACGCGCTCGACCGGTACGCGACGTTCCAGGCGCTCGACGAGCGCTTCCGCGGCGGCGAGGTCCGCTGGTGGCGCGAGTGGCCGGCCGAGCTGCGCGACGCCGACCCCGCCGCGGTGCGCGCGTTCGCCGCGGACCACGCGGAGGCGGTCGACTTCCACCGCTGGGCGCAGTTCGAGCTCGACGCCCAGCTCGCCGGCGCCGCGGCGCGGGCGCGCGGGCGCGGGATGCCGGTCGGGCTGTACCAGGACCTCGCGGTCGGTGCCTCGCCGGCCGGCGGCGACGTCTGGGCCGACCAGGCGCTCTTCGTCACCGGCGTCTCGCTCGGCGCGCCGCCCGACGCGTTAGGCCCCGACGGGCAGAACTGGGGGCTCCCGCCGATGGACCCGCGCCGGCTCGCCGCCGCGGGCTACGCGCCGTGGACGCGGCTCGTGCGGAGCGCGATGCGGCACGCGGGGGCGCTGCGGATCGACCACGCGATCGGGCTCTTCCGGCAGTTCTGGATCCCCGCAGGGAGCACCGGGCGGGACGGCGCCTACGTCCGCATGCCCGCCGACGATCTGTTAGGCATCCTCGCGCTCGAGAGCGCGCGCGCGAACGGCGGCGCGGGCGCGCTCGTCGTCGGCGAGGATCTCGGCACGGTGCCGCCGGAGGTCGGGCCGGGACTCGCGCGCTGGGGGGTGCTGTCGAGCAAGGTGCTCTACTTCGAGCGCGGCGACGGCGGGTCGTTCGTACCGCCGCGCACGTACGCGCGCACGGCGCTCGCGACCGTGAACACGCACGACCTCGCGACGCTCGCGGGGTGGTGGCAGGGGCGGGACGTCGCGCTCCGCCGCGAGCTCGACCTGCTCGCGACCGACGAGGAGGCGGACGCCGCGTACGCGGAGCGCGCGGGGGAGCGCGCGCAGCTCGTCCGACTGCTCGTCGCGGAAGGCGTGTTGGACCCGGCGGCCGTGCGGGGCGCCGCGCACGGCGACGTGCCGGACGCGGTCCCGGCCGAGTCGCTCGACGACCTCACGCTGCGCGCGGCGGTGCACGCGGTGCTCCGGCGGGCGCCGAGCTGGCTGGTCGGGCTCGCGCTCGAGGATCTGGTCGGTGAGGTCGAGCCGGTGAACCTGCCCGGGGTCGGGCCGGACCGGTTTCCGAGCTGGACGCGGCGGCTGCGGGTCGCGCTGGACGATGCGGCGGGGGACCCTGCGGTGACGCGGGCGTTCGGGGCGGAGCGGGTGTGGAGGGATCTGTGA